Proteins from a single region of Gossypium arboreum isolate Shixiya-1 chromosome 1, ASM2569848v2, whole genome shotgun sequence:
- the LOC108480646 gene encoding scarecrow-like protein 33, whose translation MTMDPNSIEISDYLNCFKVEDHTFHNGFEFNVPSPDLNFMNMNVPFIPLDSDPGINVPSITASSDGSPFSASTGWSPLGESYSPPSDSDSTDPVLKYISQMLMEENMEDKPYMFNDYLALEDTEKSLYDALVSNIIQPVKVESPDCNLFGTNGHSDASISSRSGTSDHINPRGIGEVGGPDPSLLRAPYSLQPDLQQSSSQFSVDSVNSLSNIGNGLMESSVSELLVKNIFSDKESVLQFQRGFEEASKFIPSSEQLVIDLESSTFAVGKKVDVPKVVVKVEKDEREISSNGLTGRKNHERDDWELEDERSNKQSATYTEESDLSEVFDKVLLCTEGKTMCGIDQTVQHGETDSSQHKEQLDGSIVGRNRSKRRGKKKEVVDLRTLLILCAQAVSADDRRTASELLKQIKEHSSPLGDANQRLAYIFADGLEARLDGSGALIHVFYASLASKMTTAADILKAYKAYLCSCPFTKLAILFANKSIYHMAEKTSVLHIVDFGILYGFQWPILIQHLSTRPGGPPKLRITGIEIPQRGFRPAERIEETGRRLAKYCERFNVPFEYNPIAVEHWETIQIEDIKIDSNEMLAVNSLFRFHNLLDETADVDCPRNAMLKLIRKMKPDIFVHSIVNGAYNAPFFVTRFKEVLFHISAVFDVFENTLPREEPARLMFEREFYGREAMNVIACEGSARVQRPETYKQWQIRTLREGFKPLPLDQELMKIIRDKLKAWYHKDFVIDEDNHWMLQGWKGRILYGSSCWVPA comes from the coding sequence ATGACCATGGATCCAAATTCCATTGAAATCTCTGATTACCTGAACTGTTTCAAAGTTGAAGATCATACATTCCACAATGGATTTGAGTTCAATGTCCCCTCCCCAGATCTTAACTTTATGAACATGAATGTTCCCTTTATACCACTTGACTCGGACCCGGGTATTAATGTTCCATCCATTACTGCAAGTTCAGATGGTAGCCCATTTTCAGCTTCCACGGGGTGGAGTCCATTGGGGGAGTCTTATTCACCTCCAAGTGACAGTGACTCCACAGATCCAGTCCTCAAATACATAAGCCAGATGCTTATGGAAGAGAACATGGAGGACAAGCCCTATATGTTTAATGATTATTTGGCTCTCGAAGACACTGAGAAATCATTGTATGATGCCTTGGTGAGCAATATCATCCAACCAGTCAAAGTGGAGAGTCCTGATTGTAATCTTTTTGGTACTAATGGCCATTCAGATGCTAGTATTAGCTCTCGTAGTGGGACTAGTGATCATATCAATCCTCGTGGTATCGGGGAAGTCGGAGGGCCCGATCCTTCCTTGTTACGAGCTCCTTACTCTTTGCAGCCCGATTTGCAACAGTCCAGTTCACAGTTTTCTGTTGACTCGGTTAATAGCTTGAGTAACATCGGTAATGGGTTGATGGAATCTTCTGTTAGCGAGCTTCTGGTTAAGAACATCTTCAGTGATAAGGAATCTGTTTTGCAGTTCCAGAGAGGGTTTGAGGAAGCCAGTAAGTTCATCCCTAGTAGTGAACAGCTGGTAATTGACCTAGAGAGCAGCACGTTTGCTGTGGGGAAAAAGGTAGATGTTCCAAAAGTTGTAGTCAAGGTGGAGAAGGACGAGAGGGAGATTTCATCCAATGGGTTGACGGGTAGGAAGAACCATGAACGGGATGATTGGGAATTGGAAGATGAGAGGAGTAACAAGCAATCGGCAACTTATACAGAAGAGAGTGATTTATCTGAAGTATTTGATAAGGTGTTACTTTGTACTGAAGGGAAAACTATGTGTGGTATCGATCAAACTGTGCAGCATGGGGAAACCGATAGCTCGCAGCATAAAGAACAGTTGGATGGATCCATTGTTGGAAGAAATCGTTCTAAAAGACGGGGGAAGAAGAAAGAAGTGGTGGATTTGAGGACTCTTCTAATTCTCTGTGCACAGGCTGTTTCTGCTGATGATCGTAGGACTGCAAGTGAACTTCTAAAGCAGATTAAAGAGCACTCTTCTCCTCTTGGTGATGCAAATCAGAGGTTGGCCTATATCTTCGCAGATGGCCTTGAGGCTCGCTTGGATGGAAGCGGAGCCCTAATTCACGTTTTTTATGCTTCCCTGGCTTCCAAGATGACAACAGCTGCTGATATCTTGAAAGCTTACAAAGCTTACCTTTGTTCTTGTCCGTTTACGAAGCTAGCCATTCTGTTTGCAAACAAATCGATTTACCACATGGCTGAGAAAACGAGTGTTCTTCATATTGTAGATTTTGGTATCTTGTATGGTTTCCAATGGCCCATTCTTATCCAACATCTCTCAACAAGACCCGGTGGGCCTCCTAAGCTACGCATCACTGGAATAGAGATTCCCCAACGCGGTTTCCGCCCAGCTGAAAGAATTGAGGAGACAGGTCGTCGCTTGGCAAAGTATTGTGAGCGTTTTAATGTTCCATTCGAGTACAATCCTATAGCAGTTGAACATTGGGAAACCATCCAGATCGAGGACATCAAGATCGATAGCAATGAGATGCTTGCTGTGAATTCTCTTTTCCGGTTTCACAATCTACTTGATGAGACTGCTGATGTGGACTGTCCGAGGAATGCTATGTTAAAATTGATCAGGAAAATGAAACCTGATATTTTCGTTCACTCCATAGTCAATGGAGCTTACAATGCTCCCTTCTTTGTTACAAGGTTCAAGGAGGTTCTATTCCATATCTCTGCAGTATTCGATGTATTCGAGAACACATTACCTCGTGAAGAACCGGCAAGGTTGATGTTCGAGAGGGAGTTTTACGGGCGCGAAGCAATGAATGTGATAGCATGTGAGGGCTCAGCAAGGGTCCAGAGGCCGGAAACATACAAGCAATGGCAGATTCGTACATTAAGGGAAGGATTCAAGCCGCTTCCATTAGACCAGGAACTGATGAAGATAATCAGGGATAAGTTGAAGGCATGGTACCACAAAGATTTCGTAATTGATGAAGACAACCACTGGATGTTGCAGGGATGGAAGGGCAGGATTCTGTATGGTTCCTCCTGTTGGGTACCTGCATAG